ACGCCGTGCAGACCGCGGCGGACGGGCTCGCCGTGACCCCGCTCCAGGTCGCGCTCGCCTGGATCCGCGACCGGCCGGGCGTGGCCGCGCCCGTCATCGGTCCGCGCAACGCGCAGCAGCTCACGGCGGCATTGTCAGTGGAGGCCCTTAGTCTTCCTGACGAGATCTGCCGGGCGCTCGACGACGTGTCGGCGCCCGTGCACCGCTATCCCGATCACGACTGGAGCACGCTGTGAGCACGGAGCCGGAGACCACGGGGCAGACCGGCCCTCAGACGCCGGACGGCGCGACGGAGGACGGCGCCGTGGAAGAGGGTGCCCCCGAGGCCGGTACCGAGGACGGCGGTGACGGCGAGGGCACGGCCGCCGAGGACGGCTCCGGCACACAGCTGTCGGAGGCCGAGGCCGAGTTGGCCGCGCAGCGCCTGGAGCGGGAGCGCATCGAGCGGCGCAAGGCCGAGCGGAAGGGGCCCGTCGAGGCCGGCGCCAAGTTGAGCGGGAAGGCCGCCGATCTGCTCGCGGCCGTACGGGCCGTGGAGAGCGGCCAGAAGCCCGGGGCCGCCGTGTTCGACGAGCCCGCGCCGCGCCGGCCCGCACCCGAGCCCGTACGGCGGCCGCAGGCGCCGCAGCCCGTCGCGCCGGCGGCTGTGGCGGCGGAGTCCGTCGACGAGGTGCGGCGCGTGCTGGCCGACGGCGGCGCCCCGGACTCGCTCGCCCCGCAGGCAGCAGCCGCGCTCGGCGAGGGCGCCGGGGAGCAGCTGCGCGAGGACCCCTGGCAGTTGCTGCGGGTCAGCGGTGTGCGGCCCGAGCAGGCCGACGGCTTCGCACGGGCGCTGCTCGGCGCGGAAGCGGGGCCGGACGACGAGCGGCGGGGCCGGGCGCTGACGGGCTGGCTGCTGGAACAGGCCGCCCTGGCCGGGCACACGGCGCTGGAGATGCAGGCGCTCACCGCCGCGCTGGCCCAGCGGGGCGTGCCGGACCCCGACGCCGCCGTGCAGGACGCCGTCGCGGAGGGCGAGGCCCTGGTCTTCCAGGACGCCCTGGACCCGCGCGCACCCGAGCCGGAGGATGACGGCGAGGAGGCTGCCGAGCGGCCCGTTCGCATCCTGGTCGGCCTGGAGCGGTACGCGCTCGCGGAGGAGAGCCTCGCCGACGGACTGGCGCGGTTGATCAACTCGGTGCCGAAGGAGGACGGTTCGGCGCGGGAGTGGGAGCGGGCCGCGGAGGCGGCCAAGGGCTCCACGGCCGAGCTGATTCGCGCGACGGCGGGCAACGGCCTGGTCCTGCACACGGGCGGTGAGGCGTCCCTGGCCGAACCGGCGGCCCTGCTGGGCACGGCCCACGCCCTCGGTCTGCGCGCCTGGGCGGCGACGCACACCCCCCTGGGCCGCGAACGCTTCGCGCGGCTGCTGAGCGGAGCGGGTGGCTCGGTACCGGCAGACCCCGAGGCGACCGCCCTCCCCGTCGTCACGGTCGCCGGGCTGCTGTCCGGGGTCGAGGGGCCCGGGCGGGATGCCGATGGTGCGCTGGATCTGGATGTTGTCGTCGTGCTCGACGCGCCCCAGCTGGACGTGGAGACGGCCGCGCTGCTCGCCGAGTCGCTGCCCGACGGGGCCCGGCTGGTGCTGTCCGGTGATCCGGCGGTGCTGTGGTCGGCCGGGCCCGGGCGGGTGTTCGCGGATCTGCTCGCGGCACGCGTCTGCCCGCAGATCGCCTCCCGCCTGCCGGACCCCGGGCCCCTCGGCGAGCTGGTCTCCGGTATCGGTGTCGGTGAGCTCAACCAGGTCGAGGCCCCCGGCAAGGAGGTCGTGATCGTGCCGGTGCGGGACGCGGGCGAGGCCGTGCACCGGACCGTGCAGCTGGTCGCCGACTCGGTGCCGCGCGCGCTCGGCGTCC
Above is a genomic segment from Streptomyces sp. SLBN-31 containing:
- a CDS encoding ATP-dependent RecD-like DNA helicase, with the protein product MSTEPETTGQTGPQTPDGATEDGAVEEGAPEAGTEDGGDGEGTAAEDGSGTQLSEAEAELAAQRLERERIERRKAERKGPVEAGAKLSGKAADLLAAVRAVESGQKPGAAVFDEPAPRRPAPEPVRRPQAPQPVAPAAVAAESVDEVRRVLADGGAPDSLAPQAAAALGEGAGEQLREDPWQLLRVSGVRPEQADGFARALLGAEAGPDDERRGRALTGWLLEQAALAGHTALEMQALTAALAQRGVPDPDAAVQDAVAEGEALVFQDALDPRAPEPEDDGEEAAERPVRILVGLERYALAEESLADGLARLINSVPKEDGSAREWERAAEAAKGSTAELIRATAGNGLVLHTGGEASLAEPAALLGTAHALGLRAWAATHTPLGRERFARLLSGAGGSVPADPEATALPVVTVAGLLSGVEGPGRDADGALDLDVVVVLDAPQLDVETAALLAESLPDGARLVLSGDPAVLWSAGPGRVFADLLAARVCPQIASRLPDPGPLGELVSGIGVGELNQVEAPGKEVVIVPVRDAGEAVHRTVQLVADSVPRALGVPAEQTQVITPGHGGAVGTRALNAALKERLNPGPGRFGGFDPGDRVAYSPATGRTVPGQVVKADADGLHLSCAGVLVVVPKERVEQCVRHGWALTAHQAVGSRWPAVVVVLPGDAAQALNRPWVYTAFSRADRHLSVVHGVDQALPKAVSEIPAKPRTTRLSVLLATQLPTAA